A single Cannabis sativa cultivar Pink pepper isolate KNU-18-1 chromosome 7, ASM2916894v1, whole genome shotgun sequence DNA region contains:
- the LOC115696416 gene encoding uncharacterized mitochondrial protein AtMg00810-like, translating into MEANLKLRLDEKEKLADPTLYRRIVEKLQYLIITRPDISYSVNKLSQFLCTPRVTHLHAVQRVLQYVKGTSGEGIFFAPDSEVKLHAYTDSDWAACPDTRRSTTGFCIFVGISIISWKSKKQHTVLRSSAEAEYRAMANTTCEVVWLLSILKELQIEHEGPTLLYYDNKSTQHIAANLRQFLSPFNVGFREIRYRR; encoded by the exons ATGGAAGCAAATCTCAAACTTCGGCTTGATGAGAAAGAGAAGTTGGCCGATCCAACATTATATAGAAGAATAGTGGAAAAGCTACAATATTTGATCATCACAAGGCCTGATATTTCCTACTCAGTAAACAAGCTAAGCCAGTTCTTATGCACACCTAGAGTCACTCATCTACATGCAGTACAAAGAGTTCTTCAATATGTTAAGGGGACTTCTGGAGAAGGAATTTTCTTTGCTCCTGATTCTGAAGTGAAGTTACATGCCTATACCGATTCAGATTGGGCAGCATGTCCAGATACAAGGAGGTCAACAACTGGCTTTTGCATTTTTGTTGGAATATCCATCATCTCTTGGAAAAGCAAGAAACAACACACGGTTTTAAGGTCCTCTGCAGAGGCTGAATACAGAGCAATGGCTAACACCACTTGTGAAGTGGTTTGGCTTCTTTCTATCCTCAAAGAGCTACAGATTGAACATGAAGGACCTACTTTACTCTACTATGATAACAAGTCAACCCAACACATTGCAGCAAATCTG aggcagtttttaagccctttcaacGTCGGatttcgcgaaattcgctaccgacgctga